The following nucleotide sequence is from Streptomyces leeuwenhoekii.
GCTCGGCCAGGCCCCCGCCCAGGACCGCGGTGGAGATCATGCGCATGCTCTCGCCGGGCACCCACAGCAGCATCGGCCAGGTGGCCCCGTCCTCCGCGCGGGACAGCAGCGGAAGGCCGTCCAGGGCGGCCAGGCGGGACAGGTCCGGCCGCTCGGGCAGGCCGGTGGGGGTGACGGGGGCGACGGCGGGCATGCGAGGCACCTTAACCGGTGGCCTCGCACGCGGCGGCGACGGGGGCGGGCGGGGCAGCGGCCACAGGCCGTAGGGGGTTCACCGTGCGGACCCCGGCCCGGGACCGCTCCGGTCGGCGCCGGGGGGCAGGCCCACGGTGAGCCCCCGGATCTCGTAGCCGCCGATGACGTCCTTGAAGGAGGCGCGTGGCGGCGCCGTCATCCGGATGCCGTCGAGCGCGAACAGGCGGCTGAGGAAGACGTCGGTCTCCAGCAGGGCGATGTGCGCTCCGGGGCACCGGTGGGGCCCGTCGCCGAAGGAGAGCCCCGCCGGTCCGGCACCAAACTCCATGGCCCGCCCGGGCCGGACGCACAGCGGATCCCGGCCCACGGCGCGGGGATCGGTGTTGGTGTGGTCGAGACGGAGCTCCACGACCTCGCCGGGCCGCACGGCGAGGGGCCCGTCGTCCGTGGGCAGTTCCAGGGCGCTCACCGCGCGCCGGCGCAGCCGCCCGACCACGGGTTCCAGGCGCAGGATCTCCTGGAGGACGGCCAGACGCCCGGGCTCGTCCGCCGATCGGTAGTGGTCGAGCAGACCGGCGTCGGTGAACAGGTGCCAGGCGGCCAGAGAGACGAACTCGCGCGTGGTGACCATACCGGCCGCGGCGAACGTCAGGCACTCGCCGAGGATCTCCGCGTCCGAGCAGCCTTCCCCGATCAGATGGGAGATCAGGTCGTCGTGCTCCCGGCGCCGGTGGGCGCGGATCGCGGGGCGCACATCGGCGAGATGGATGCGCAGCCAGTTGGCGTTCTGCCGCACCAGCCAGTAGAGGCCCCGCACACTGGTCAGTCCCGGCTCGCCGAACTCCTCGGGGAAGAAGCGCTCCAGCCTCCGGCGGATGCCGGGCCTGCCGTACCGCAGGCCGATCACCTCGCTCACCACGCCGATGGCCAGCTCGAAGGCGAGGTCGGCGAGCCGGGCCTCGCCCGCCGCGCGCAGGGACGCGAGCTGTTCCTCCGCGATGCGCACCATCAGGTCGCGGTAGTGCTCGTCGACCCGGCGGGGCGTGAAGAAGCGCGCTGTCTGCCGGCGGTGCTCCCGGTG
It contains:
- a CDS encoding cytochrome P450 is translated as MYDRGSTARKVDRGRERPGCPVTRAEDGTWRVHDHAVARALLRGPGTVQAGLGVETVEKLPRRIRRPVLYRDGPEHREHRRQTARFFTPRRVDEHYRDLMVRIAEEQLASLRAAGEARLADLAFELAIGVVSEVIGLRYGRPGIRRRLERFFPEEFGEPGLTSVRGLYWLVRQNANWLRIHLADVRPAIRAHRRREHDDLISHLIGEGCSDAEILGECLTFAAAGMVTTREFVSLAAWHLFTDAGLLDHYRSADEPGRLAVLQEILRLEPVVGRLRRRAVSALELPTDDGPLAVRPGEVVELRLDHTNTDPRAVGRDPLCVRPGRAMEFGAGPAGLSFGDGPHRCPGAHIALLETDVFLSRLFALDGIRMTAPPRASFKDVIGGYEIRGLTVGLPPGADRSGPGPGSAR